From the Ammospiza caudacuta isolate bAmmCau1 chromosome 1, bAmmCau1.pri, whole genome shotgun sequence genome, the window accacgacacacagaaggactccctctcctcttgaggagctgaaagtctgagcaatctgaagggtggtgttggacctagaattggtgattttggaggatgtattgtattgggaatttaggggggaaggagggggagagtgttttttttgtgaggttttcattttcctcgtgtttttttgggttttctttctttctttctttctttctttctttctttctttctttctttctttctttctttctttctttctttctttctttctttctttctttctttctttctttctttctttctttctttctttctttctttctttctttctttctttctttctttctttcttcttttgtgggtagtttagtaattgtttgtgtgtagcttagttaataaaattttctttatgtttaagtttggagcctgctttgcttattcctggtcacatctcacagcagacaccggggagagggtgtactcatgggggctctggctttgccaggcccaaaccataacagTCTTCAAAATGGGTCTTGATATCTCTACACCAGCACACATGTGGTTTGCCATAGAACCCTAGTGGCTTGGCCAGAAAGTTTGAAGTCCTGAACATTCATCTAATAAGAGAAATTGTTCCCCACACAGTCTATTCCATAACCCACACAGCCTGAACTTCTGAGCTTTGGGAGAAAATGCCAGCTTCAAGGGGGATATGGTGTAGGTGGTTTGGGAATGCTGCATCTTCCCGGTACCTCAGccaaggggaaaagggagagggcAACATGCATCCAGGAGTACGGGATAAAAGGAGGCTGCGTTCTCCGAATCCTTGAGAGAGAAACCCCACAGGGAATATGGCTGTGGTACCTCTATCCCTTTATTCCAATCAAGTTTCAAGATTACTTTTTGAACACTTGGATTTTTGTAGTGTGGCTTTTCCTCACATACTGAAGGTGCTGGGTAGAGCTTAAAATCTGACTggcaaaaatgagaaaaggctGTAAAAGTATTTACACAGGACAATAAAAGTGACTGGAAGCAGTGCAGAAAGAGATAAAGGCAAGCCCTACTACAGCCCTGGTAGTGGCCACCAGTATTGTCTTAGACACGAGGTAAGGAAGGCCACTGTGGTCTCCACAATCACCAGAGCCACCACTGTGACCTCCAGAGAAAAGAGGCAACCAAAGCTaccaaggccaccactgccaTTTTGCCTGGGtggaattaaggaaaaaaagacgaagagaagacaaaaaaaaccccctacCAACTCCCCACCCCCCAACATTTCATTAAGTGCCCTTTACTTCTTTGCCAATTCATTAATTTGCATTCTTTCCCAAATCCTGTGAATTCCCATATATTCAGGActtaaaccaaaccaaactctATTGCCGCATCCCAATTAATTTAATTAGAAAGAAATAAGAGGAATGTTTCTTTACAAATAGATTGTGTGAATCTGATGTTTGATGAGGCCTGGGACTTGTAGAGAAGGAAGTGACTGGAGAAACTATCAGTTTCAGAAAACGTTCTTCATTGACATGGACTTCTGCTCAGACAAGGTCCTgccaaattcctgaatttcaagaagaagaacagagaaataaaaggcTTATGAATAATGATTTCCCTGCCCAGGGTGAAGTCAAAACTCATTTTAATGGTCATGTGTCAGTGTTACAGAAGGGCGGGGTGCGTAGTAAGGGGAACATTCAGTAGATGGATTGGGAAGTGTGCACCTTTCAAATGCCTCAGGCAATGGGGAAGGGGAGTGGGAGATATGGCCAGGAAAGCCCTCCCTGGACCCCACTGCTGTGAGCCCACCAGCATCATTCCTATATCCACTAGCCCCACAACCCCACTCCCAGTCCCATGTCCCTTCCCCCTTAGTGtcaccccagcccctctgcagttCCCGAGCCCAAACCCTGGGAACAATCTCTGatctccccagtgtcccctcagtgtcccctgtgccaaTCCCAGTCCTATGTTTAcccttccattttttccccccagtgctcccctgaTCCTCAATCTTACTCCCAATCCTCTGCAAATTTCTTGTAGCGCCGGGCTGATTACAAACCCCGACTGAATCCCTAAAGCCACTCCCTCAGCCCCCACTGTCctccacagccccatcccagaaCCTAGTTCCAATCCCAGTCCCTTGACCCTGTTGGTGTCACCCCAGTACTCTAACCCAAATTGAGAGGTCACTCCTTGCCCCCACAACACCCCTCTGGAGCCCCCATGGTCCCACCCTGCAATCCCAATCCCATGTCTCCCCCTCCATATGACCCCATTGTCCCCCAGTCGCTGACACCAAAATTGGCTGGAGTGAACTCCCTGATGGAACTGGAGGTATCAGAAAGCCAGAATTCTTTATCAGCTGGGACTCAGCTGATATCTCCTGGacctgcagctcaggggggaCTTTACCATGGGGTATTTATCCACCACAATTATAAATATTCATTAGAAGGGGCTTCTTAGCTAACACAGATGCATCACTTTCTCTGGAAATAATTTGCATGGTTCTGCCACTTTCTGGAAGTCCTTTTATGGTACTAGAGGGTCATCCAAAGGGTTTCTGGGTGTGGTTTTCACTGATTGCCCCAATATGCCAGATGACCTTTCCTGCAACTTCTGCTTTTTGCAGGTGCTGCTCTTTCAGTGGTCAAGAACTTGGAAAAGAGCCTCACTGGAGTTCCTTTATCTGTTTCTCCATGGACTCCATCCATGTTCATCCTCCTTACCCACACTTCTCTTGCCTTTCCTTGCTTTTACCCATTCATTTCAAGCTCAATCCTACATCTTTAAGGCATATGAAACTTTCTATTCTCTCTTATTGCTCAAACCCCACAACCCCAATCTCACTGTTCCATcttcccccaattccccccagtCCCACTCCCCATGGCTCACTGAGTTGCTGCCACATCTCAGATACAAAATGGGGTCCCCTATCAGATGACATCCCCATAGGCATCTTGAGTCTGGGCTTGATCTCTCGTGGAAGTTCCTGGGTGACTCTCCTGGCCTTTTTGGTGGGGCAGGAGAATTTCTGGACCTCCAAGAAGTGATCCACCAACACCAGGAAATATCTGAGCCCATGTTGGCATGGTAGCTCAAAAAAGCCATTTGCCAGTAATGCCCAGGAGTGTTTCCTCTTTCAGTGATGCTTGGAGGTGATGGTTTTGAATTCAAAGAGTTCTTTTGAAAACATATCAGGCATTGCTCTGTAACAGATCTGACACCCCTtgtggacacagggacaggaacacccatgacagggaacagggatggggaccccCACTTCggggagggaacagggacaggaacacCTGTGcaaggggacaagggacagtgACAGAGACAACGACCTCCACAGTGTTCCAACCCTGTCAATCTCTGATAAAGGCAGTGCTGTGGTGATGGGAAGAAAGTGACTGAGAAGCTATCAGTTTCAGAAAACGTTCTTCATTGACATGGACTGTTGCTCAGAGAAGGTCCtgcaaaattcctgaatttcaaGAAGAAGAACAAAGAAATAACAGGCCTATGAATTTTAATTTCCCCACCCAGGGTGAAGTTAAAGCTCATTTTAATGGTCATGTGTCTGTATTACGGAAGGGAGTGGTGCATAGCAAGGGGGTTGTGCGGTGGCTGGATTAGGAAGTCTGCACCTTCCAACTACCTCACCaatggggaaagggagaggaagatATGGCTGGGAAACtaggataaaaaggaggctgcattGTCCAGCAATTTGAGAGACTTCATGAGaaaatgccccatggcctcatCCTATGATCATGAATAAAATGACAGAACTCTTCTGTCTCCTTTGTGCAAGGAAATCTCTGTCGAAGGTGAATTTTTCTGCTCAAATGTTCGAgagcaaaataatttcacttgAATCCTAAGTAGTGTGCTTAGCTTCAGCCAGAGTCTCATCCACAAAATGGTAGCTCTGCCTCCTATACCCCTGGTGTTGCATCAGCCAAATACACATCCATAAGAAGTCATATATATTCAAACATTTCCCTTCTacagccctggctcctcccAAAATCTTCCAGCTGACTCTTCCTTGCTGTCTGTTGGTGGAGACTTTCCTGCCGTCTGATTGGAGGTGAGGTGTTGTCATGCCACACCtccccagaaaaaaattttcccattcccagctgccccatgGAAGGGGCACAGGTAAATGCCCTCCCTCCACATCTTCCTAACCACCCCTGACAACCAGGGCCATCTGGTGGCAAGAATacagagggaggaaaggagacTAGGAGAATAAATGTGGTTgtccaaaaaacaaaccacaatcAAATAACCATAAAAACTAAACTTCTCTTAACATACAAACAATATTCATCCCTAAATTGTGAGAGCCAAACATCATGTTACCCATCTAtaacaaagctgtggctgctccactCCTGGAAgggttcaaggccaggctgcgCAGATCATGAAGCAGTCCGGCCCAggggaagatgtccctgcccatggcagggctggcaccggACGGGCTTTAAGGTggctccatcccaaaccattgcagagcccccggggccgggatggggcggggcgggcgctcggcagtgccagcagctcgtGCTGCCACCTGCTGTTGGCACCTGGAACTGCAGCTGGGGGTGGCGCATGTGCAGCGCTGCTGATTTCCCACGCCCACTGCTGCCCTCCAGTGGACAACTCCTGAACCACAACTGccagaatccccaaatcccagaatgggtcaggctggaaggaTCCAGAGAGGGCACTTGGCCCAACCTCCCAGCTCAGGCAACACCATCCCTGAGCCCAGGATTGCATCCACAgcagcccagaactggacacagcactgggcaGAGCTTGACACAGCCCTCCTGATGTGTCTCActgggaagggcagaggggTACAAACACTGCCTGAACTCCAGGCCCCATCCCTCCTGATACCCCTTTGATGCCTCCTCGTCCTAGGACACACAGCCAGCTCACTTGTCACCCACCAGACCCCCAGGTTCATCACCACAGCTGCTTTATcagatcccatccagcctggactGGCACCAGGGACTGTCCCCCCCCAGAGACAGGACCCCCCCTCGCCCTCTTGAATCTCTCAATTACCAGCCTTTAAGGTCCGCCTGAAGTGTAGGATGCTATGCCTGGAAAGTGGCCGAGGGACAATGCCCAGTTTGCGAAAATTGTAGCTACTTTGAGAGGggttttgtgctgattttggtGCTGAATCAGGCTAAAACCAGCCCAAATTACCAATCCTAAATTGACAACTGAGGGTGAAGCACCAGAGCTGTACCTGGCTGTCCATCATCGGGCCCTAGGAATGTCCAACCCACTCTCAGACAGCGACTCCTCTCCCCTATTCCTGTTTAGATTTATTCAATGGAATTATTTTGAGAGAAGTATTTAATAGAATTGCTTTGCACATTGATACTGGTGGACACAGTAGCTACAGTGGCTGTTGTAACTTTGTGGCTCAAGGAGTCCTGGTGATCAAGGTGGCCACAATGGCCTTGGTGGTTACAGTGAGCATGGTGGCCAGAGTGGCTGTGGTGTCCGCAGTGCCACAGTGACAATGGTGGCTGCAGTTACCTCATGGTGGCAACAGCTGTGATGGTGGCCATAgtggcagtggtggccttggtAGCCTTGGTGACCTTGTTTCTCTAGGGGTCATGGTGATCTTGCTGATCATGGCGGCCACAGTGACAACAGTGACCTTGGTGCCATGATGGCCATGGTTGCCATGGTAACCGCAGTGACCTCggtggcctcctggctcagAGGATTCCGAgggcccctgccagggcagtggAGGCCAGCAGGAGTCCTCCAACGTGGaagggggcattggggacactcCCACCTAAGGGAAAATATGAGCATCAGGGGGACCATGATGAGAGTGAAGGAGTCAGGATTTGCCATAATGGAGGCTTGGGGTTACAGGAGAGATGGGGCCATGAGGTGACAGAGTGTCGGGGGGGGGCATGGAGGGGGACAGAGGTCAGGGAGGCCAGGGGGGTCTTGGTGGGCTTAGGAGTGACAGGGGTCAGGAGGAGTCAGGGATTGCCATGGGGGATTACAGGGTTTTAGGGAGTGTCATTGGGGGTCCTGGCCCACCCATGTTCTGTACACAgcagccatccccacagcactgcctttATCAGAGAGGGACAGGGTTGGTACTCTGGAGggtccctgtctctgtccctgtccccgtccccatcccTTGTCCCCTGGCACGGgtgttcctgtccctgttccctcccGGAAGTAAGGGTCCCTGTCTCTGTGCCCTGTCATGTGTgttcctgcccctgtgcccacaATGGGTGTCCCCAGAATTAgtctccccagcccagggtaTCCTTGTCCCTCCACACACTGTGTGTGTCCCAGTCCCCCATCCCCAGTCAGTGTCATTGTCCCCTGTGCTTTATCATGGctgtccccattcccccagGCTGTCACCTGTAGCATCACCTCCCAGCCACTCGCAGTTGTATTTGCTGTAGGTCCCGCTGGAGTGGAGCTGGATCTGTGTCTTGTCCCCTTTCAGGGTGTATTGGGTGACCTTGAAGGTCTCAAAGGGTGGGATCAGCACCACCTTCTCTTCCGGCTGTTCGCTGAAAAACGGGATCTCCACGCCATGGCACGTGTGCAGCTCAAGCATTGTCTCACCAGGGCACTCGCCAATTTGTTTGCTCGGGAACACCGGCATGAAATGACCAAACCGGATGGTTTCACCAGGCTTTGTCTCGAACCGGGTGTCACACACCTTCAGGAACGCATCCCGACACTGCCCTTTCTGAGCGTCCCTCAGCGTGGCCACGGCGTCGGTCAGcagaaaatgcagtgttttgAAGTGGAAGTTGTCCCGGTATTCCTGGCGGGAACGCCCAACCACGCGCACAGCATCATTGAATGTTCTGGGATCAGTCATTGTGAAGGCCATGATGGCAGTGGCCTGgtctggggacagaggggactcAGGGGGCCCCCAACTCTGCCACTTGGCTGCAGCCTTTCCCCAAACCTCAGCAAACTCCTTGTTCTGCTCAAACTCGGACCAGCTGAGGGTCACCAATGCCGCCTTCATGGCAGGGCCACAGCCCCGGTACTGGTCATCGAAGGAGTCCGGGACCATGTCCAGGGGGATCACATTGACAGCCGTGGTAGCCATGGCCattgccagcagtgccagggtctGAGCCAGGAGGGCCATGTCAGGGAGAGGCCACATGGACCAGTGTGGACACTggaggacacagaggggacacggggagtGTTCCTCAGTGAGGGACTGGGGAGAGGAGTGGGGTCAGCAGAGATGTGCGTGAGGGGGAAGGGAGGCACTCCTGCCCAGCCGACCACTGGACATGTCCAGGTTCcttgatcccaaatcctgggattACTTATGCCTCCCCAAGATCCCCCCACTGCTCAGGGTCCCCAGTCCACAGTACCATCAACCCCAGAAGCCCAATCCTTATCCCATGACTACAagtcccctcagccccagcagaatCCCAACCCAAATACTGACGTCACTCCCTgagcccctcagtgtccctctcGGTTGGTCTCCAGACCCCAAtcctattcccattccccagTTCTTTGGTGTCACACTAGGACATCAACCCAAATACAGGCATCACACCCTGCCCCCACAGTGTCTCCCAGCCTTCCCATCACCCCAATCCCACTCTCACCATCCTGTGTCCTCCCTTCATTTTCCCCCAGAGCCCTCCATTACCTCAATCTCATGCCTGTGACTCCCCCAGTATCCCCCCATGTCCGCAAACCAAATCCCTCAGACCCCCAAAGAGTCCTCCCGGAGTCCCCCCACCACAATACCAAAATCAGCAGGAGTGAACTCCGTGATGGATATGGAGATAGCAGAAAGCCAGAATTCTTGATCAGCTCAGACTCGCAGCGGATctctcctggtcctgcacatCAGGGGGGACTTTGCCATGGGGTATTTATCCacaataattataaatattcatTAAGATGTGTCACTTATCTAATACAGAAACTGTACTTTTCCTGTAAATCATTTGCATTGATCCACCTCCCCCTACAAGTCTTTTATTGTCCTGGAGAGTCATAAAAATGGGCCTTCTGGGGCTCAGTTTCACCAAATACCTTGATACCAAAGGAACTGTTCCTGGAACAATTTCTTTGCACAGGTGCTGTTGGTTCCTGTTACAGAACTTGCCCAAACCCCACTGGAGTTCCCTTTAGATGTTTCTCCAACGGTTCTAGCCGTGACTTTCATCCTGTGTGCACACCTCTCCCTCCTTTTATCATTTCTGCCAGTTTGTCTTCAGGCTCTGTCCAGCACCTTCAGGGGAAGGGAAAATTTCCATTCTCTCTGTTATTTGTCACTTTGCCACAGAAATGCTCCAGTTCTGTCATCATCCATGGTACCATCCAGGATCTCCAGGTCTTTTCTGTCCTGAGGAACCCAGAATGGGCAAGAGcactgggcagagctggagacagCACTGGGAAgaactggacatggcactgggCAGAATAAGATACAGCCCCGAGCACAGCTGGACATGGAAATGGGCAGTCGGACACAGTACTGGGCAGAACTGGACCCAGTGCTGGACAGAGCTGGACACTGGGCAGAGttgagcacagccctgagcacagctggaaatgGCTCTCCACAGAGTTGGGCACAGCACTCCTGATGTGCCTcactgggcagggagaggggcccTAACACTCCCTGACTTACTGCTTCTGCTCCTCTGAGTGCCCCCCAGATCCCTCCTGGCCCCAGGCCACATGGCCAGCTCCACTGGtcacccagcagcacccccaggtcattccccacagctgctccagcaggtccccACCAGCCAGGCGGAGCACTGGTGCTAAACTGGGCTAAAACCAGTCCAAATCACCAATCCTGATTTGACAATTGAGGGTAAATCACCAGAGCTGGGCCTGGACATCCATCAGCTGACCCTGGCAATGCCCAGTCCCGTCTCAGACAGAAATTCCTCTCCCCAGTTCATACTTGGGATGAAATGTGTGTGAGGTTCCTCCCTCAGAAAGGGGATTGCTTCCCAACAGTCCTCCTCAAAACTGAGAGAAAGAGACGTTCCCACAAGTGTTTTTATGGGGAGTGACATTGAACCCTGCTTAGGAATTGTCACTTTTGACTGGCTCTGtcagaatttcttcatggaatgGTTTTGGTAGAATTATTTAATGGAGTTGTTTTGATAGAATAATATAATAGATTTGATTTGAcagaataatataataaaatgtgAATTGACCAAACCAGACCCCCTGGCCATTCCATGCCTGGAACCAGACATCATGCACACCCCAGAACACGGGGCGACACTGCCCATTCTAAGTGTGCCTCAGTGTCACCAGGGCCTGGGTCAGAAGGAAATGCAGCTTTTGGAAGTGGAAGTTGTTCCAGAATTCCTGGTGAGAGCACCAGGCTGCACACGGAGCTGCGTTGAAGCCCTTAGAAATGTTGtgagggttcctcagggtgagagagatggATGAGAGTCTtgcttcatgatcagaaggctggatttattattatgatatatactacattatgactatactaaaaggaatataGAGACAAGGtgcagaagctgctaagctaagaatagaataggaatctAAAAACAAGGGtctgtgtccaggcagaaaACAGGATAATCTCtcctgtgagtggtcagtaaatccagacactcacagaagaccaatcacagatgtacctgttacattccacaacagcagataataattgtttacatttttcttctgaggcctcagcttcccagaaaggACAAAtcctaaaagaaaggatttttatgaaaaaatgtctgtgacaaatGTCCTTTGTTGTGTAGGCCATGAGAGCAACGGCTTAGGCTGGGGTTGCCAGAGGGGACAAAGGGAACACAGAGGAGCCCTGATTTGCCACTCAGCCTCGGCTTTCACCCAAGTCTGGGTGAAGAGAGGATTCACCTGGAACTCAGAGAGGCTGAGggccagcagcctcagcagctctggtACTGGTCATCAGAGGAGTCCTGGGCCATGTCCAGGGGCACATCCTTGATGGCTGCAGTGGTCACAGTCATtgtcagcagtgccagggtATGAGCCAGGAGAACCATGGCAAGGAGCTTACTGGGAGCAGtgtgggacactgggggacaaAGAGGAGCACAAACTAAAGAGACACTGAGGACACATGAGGGTATATAGGAAGGGTTCCTCTGTGAGGGGCTCTGCATGGCCCCGAGCTCCAACCACAGGAACTTTAGAACAGTGGCCATTTATTCTCATTTCCTAGGAGGCCTTGGACATTATCCTTTTGTTCTCCTATGCAATGAGTCTCTTTGTCAGGGGCAGGGTTGCATTTGGTTAGTTTTTATTGATTGTGATCTGTACTCCATATATTTTATCTTGTATTTAGCAGACAACCAGTAACAGTCTTAATAATAGCCTTACAGGTGGGAACTGCTTTAACATAAGGGTACACAAACTCTTTTCATAAAGAACAGAGAAGGAGAAGATGAGTAAGACCAGACTGCTACAGAAGCTCAACTGTGGAGCATGGCAGACCTTATGGCCTGGGTACAGTGAAGAGTGTGGGAGAGAAAGACTCAAGGCAACAACAGAACTGAAGACATCACTTCTGATCACTCTGACCATCATGTCTGGACACTCCTGACCTTCATGCTCACTGCTCTGGCCAGAGAAGAGATAACCAGGATGTAGCTGGTGAAAGAGATAACAAGGGCATTACTAGTGAAAGAAGGATAATTgagaaaattttgtttttaaggagACTGGGGAAAAGAAGACCAAGTAGAAATTTTCATATGAACATACTGAGCTATAAATCCTGGTAAACTGGTGTAATAAATGGCTTTGCTTTGCTGGCCTTGCAGAGTCCCTGTCTCTCAATCCCCACACACCAGCCgcccagtcccaatcccaaaACTCTGTTTACCCTTCCAGTGTCCCAGTGGTACTCCCCAGCATCTTGTTTCTGCTCCCAGACCTTTGTGGCCCACTTGTgaccccaggctgctcaggaacCTCACCCAAATTCCTAAAGTCACCATcgccttcccccccccccccccccccccataaGCCTTGGACCTCTCCCAGACCCCAGTCCCACTGTCCCACTTCCAGCCCTGTTACCCATTTCATGTCACCCCAGGACCCCAACCCAAATTTGGGAACCAACCCCTGACCCTGCAATGTCAGCTTGGAGCCCTCCATGACCACAGTCTACAGCCCCAGTCCCATGTCCCTCCACAAGTGTCCTGTGGAATCCCCCCAGCCACCAATGTCAAAATTGCCCAGAGTGAATTCCCTGATTGAACTGGAGGTAGCAGAAAGCCGGAATTCTTTATCAGCTCGGACTCACAGCACATCTCTCCTGGTGCTGCACATCAGGGGACACTTTGCCAGCAGAATCTATCCATCctaattatatatatacatcaAAATGCACTTCTTAGCTAATACAAAACCAGCACATTTCCCATAAATAATTGGCATGGCTCTGCctcttttgggaaaaaatttttATTGTCCTGGAGGGTCATAAAAATGGGGTATCAGGATGTGGGTTTTTCACTCAGTGCCCCAATATCTCAGATGACCTTGCCTCAAACT encodes:
- the LOC131563746 gene encoding erythroblast NAD(P)(+)--arginine ADP-ribosyltransferase-like, with protein sequence MALLAQTLALLAMAMATTAVNVIPLDMVPDSFDDQYRGCGPAMKAALVTLSWSEFEQNKEFAEVWGKAAAKWQSWGPPESPLSPDQATAIMAFTMTDPRTFNDAVRVVGRSRQEYRDNFHFKTLHFLLTDAVATLRDAQKGQCRDAFLKVCDTRFETKPGETIRFGHFMPVFPSKQIGECPGETMLELHTCHGVEIPFFSEQPEEKVVLIPPFETFKVTQYTLKGDKTQIQLHSSGTYSKYNCEWLGGDATGGSVPNAPFHVGGLLLASTALAGALGIL